CATGGCTAAATTTGGCGTTACGTTACGTTAGTGCAATTCTCGTGGTGATATTGGCATTCTGGCTATACTCGGCACTAACAGCATTGTTTGGTCCTGGACTACCAACGTACATCTTGTTTTATCCGGCAATCATAATAGTGGCTCTGATAGCTGGCTTAGGGCCTGGTTTACTTGCAACAATTGTTTCAGTGATGATGGCAATAATCTGGATTATACCATCTTCGGGACAATTTACATTAAGAACACCAATAGAAGAGATCGGGGTTGTACTTTTTACGAGTATTGGAATAATGATAAGTAGCGTGTCAGAACTTTATCGTAGAAACCGAAACAAAGCAGCTGCATATGATAAGGAAAAAGCCCTTCGTGAAACACGACGTGAGAAGGAATTTTTAGCCGATATACTCGAACACGCATCCCAACCTTTTGCTGTAGGTTACCCCGATGGAAGACTTGGATTACACAACCAAGCCTTTGAACAACTCACTGGCTATACAACAGAAGAACTTCATACCATTGATTGGTCAACTACCCTCACACCCATAGAGTGGAGGGAAATGGAAAAGAAAAGATTAGATGAACTTAATCGCACAGGCCAGCCAGTCCTTTATGAAAAGGAATATATTCGAAAGGATGGTTCGCGAGTACCAATAGAGCTACTGGTCAACTTGGTCTTAGATCTGAAGGGAAATCCTGAATATTATTATTCATTTATCACAGATATAACTGAGCGTAAACAGATTGAAACAGCTTTAAAAAAGAGTGAACAAATCCTTGCTGAAGCACAACATATAGCTCATATTGGAAGTTGGGAGTGGAATCTCAAAACTGGTGATATAAACTGGTCTAATGAATTATATTCAATATATAGGGTAGATCCAAATACTTTCACCCCTGCTCTAAGTTCATTTGCAGATTATATGCATCCAGATGATGAGGAATACGTAAACCAACGTGTTCAATTATTATCTAAAGGTAAATCTCAAAACTTTGATTTTAGAATAATTTTAGATGATGGTTCAATACGAGTATTAAATACATTAGCTGAAGTTGCAGAATTTGATAAAAATGGAAAACCCGGCATAATAGTGGGAATTAATCAGGACATAACCGAGCGAAAAGAGATAGAATTAAAATTGAATGAGAACATAAAAAAATTGGCTCAATCAAATAAAGAGTTAGAACAGTTTGCCTATATAACATCTCATGATTTGAGAGAACCATTAAGGATGATAACAAGCTTTTTACAGTTGTTAGAAAGGAGATATCATGATCAGTTAGATCAAGATGCAAATGAGTTTATTGGATTTGCAGTTGACGGAGCTAAACGTTTGGATGTCATGACAAACGATCTTCTACAATATTCAAAAATATCAAGTCAAAAAAAGGAAATCATACCTGTAAATTTTGAACATGTATTAAAACATGCTTTAGAAAACTTGAAAGTACAAATAGAAGAAAGTAATGCCATTATAACCCATGATCCATTGCCTACAATCAATGGAGATAAGCAGTTAAAGGTTCAACTGTTCCAAAACATTATCGGAAATGCCATTAAATACCGCAGTGAAAAACCTCCAAAAATTCATATATCTGCAACCAAAGAAAAAAACCAATATCTCTTTAGTATTAAAGATAATGGAATCGGAATGTCGTCTAAACACTTGGAAAAGATATTCACCATATTTCAACGACTTCACACCCAAGAAGATTATGAAGGAACGGGAATAGGACTTGCAATTGCCCAGAAAATTGTGCATCAACAAGGCGGACAAATTTGGGTTGAATCAGAACCAGGAAAAGGTTCAACATTCTATTTCACCATAATCATTAAAGAATGAATTTAGAAATGTTAAGAATGAATAACTGGAAAACAATTTTTTTGGATTTATTATTACACTGGTATTGACATATCTTGAATCTACAAAAACGGAGGACTTGAGGCATACCTGGATTGTATATACCCTTGCAGCACATCCAATCAACTGATTTGAAAACTCAATTAAAAAATTGGAAATGTTTAATCTATTTAATACGTTTAAATTCAGATGTTGTACCCGCAGGTACAGTGCTGTAATTTTGGAGGTATATAGTTAATTGTTGAGATTTGCATTTATAGATATTAGTAAAGCCAAACTGATTGCTATGAACTTGATCATTGAATGTATCATTATTCCAATAACTTAATTTGTAAGGCTGTTTGTTTTTACCATAATAACCATACAAAGAGTTCTTTTTAGTGATTATTTTGATATTTCCATAAAATGGATTATAATAAGTCCCAGTATACGTGATTAGAGCTTTTGGTTTTATAATTGAGGGGTTAGGATCAGGGATATTTTTGGGTTTAT
This is a stretch of genomic DNA from Methanobacterium spitsbergense. It encodes these proteins:
- a CDS encoding PAS domain S-box protein, with amino-acid sequence MVRDDNNIKFADEEQNKPPSERVPQFAEDLEISSEDTRTTEVLHEIQKRPWLNLALRYVSAILVVILAFWLYSALTALFGPGLPTYILFYPAIIIVALIAGLGPGLLATIVSVMMAIIWIIPSSGQFTLRTPIEEIGVVLFTSIGIMISSVSELYRRNRNKAAAYDKEKALRETRREKEFLADILEHASQPFAVGYPDGRLGLHNQAFEQLTGYTTEELHTIDWSTTLTPIEWREMEKKRLDELNRTGQPVLYEKEYIRKDGSRVPIELLVNLVLDLKGNPEYYYSFITDITERKQIETALKKSEQILAEAQHIAHIGSWEWNLKTGDINWSNELYSIYRVDPNTFTPALSSFADYMHPDDEEYVNQRVQLLSKGKSQNFDFRIILDDGSIRVLNTLAEVAEFDKNGKPGIIVGINQDITERKEIELKLNENIKKLAQSNKELEQFAYITSHDLREPLRMITSFLQLLERRYHDQLDQDANEFIGFAVDGAKRLDVMTNDLLQYSKISSQKKEIIPVNFEHVLKHALENLKVQIEESNAIITHDPLPTINGDKQLKVQLFQNIIGNAIKYRSEKPPKIHISATKEKNQYLFSIKDNGIGMSSKHLEKIFTIFQRLHTQEDYEGTGIGLAIAQKIVHQQGGQIWVESEPGKGSTFYFTIIIKE